A region from the Rheinheimera mangrovi genome encodes:
- a CDS encoding PilW family protein: MKQQLGFTLSELMIAMVLGLLLTGSVIGVYLSNSKTAELNAVLGELQNSSRTTFELMANDIRRSGYIGCGNASRVVNVLNAANVAGSAWAIWNGGIEGFEQPAPAINGVSPLSDTDAIRLMFGSGRSYSVESHDAALSQLVLSTEHQVQNGDLLMLCDEGLSSIFSASGTDLTSVFHEANADNCTSGLGFPLLCDGAAGTVKQYAVNAMLMNFDSVSWYIAASTDQQSTSLFRVRNNSAAEEILYGVSDLQLEFMDERSRSWRDADLVVDWMDIISVRISLQFIATGDSDLQLPEEMSRMNYQISIRNRI, encoded by the coding sequence ATGAAACAGCAACTGGGTTTTACTTTATCCGAACTGATGATCGCCATGGTGTTGGGCTTGTTGCTGACGGGGTCAGTGATTGGGGTTTACTTATCCAATAGCAAAACGGCCGAACTGAATGCCGTGCTTGGTGAGTTACAAAACTCCAGTCGTACCACCTTTGAGCTGATGGCAAATGATATCCGGCGCTCCGGCTACATAGGCTGTGGCAACGCATCCCGCGTTGTTAATGTGCTCAATGCCGCCAATGTGGCGGGTTCTGCCTGGGCTATCTGGAATGGTGGTATTGAAGGCTTTGAACAACCAGCTCCTGCTATCAACGGCGTTAGTCCGCTCTCTGATACGGATGCTATCCGACTGATGTTTGGCTCTGGTCGAAGCTACAGTGTGGAATCGCATGACGCGGCGCTGAGTCAGTTGGTTCTTAGCACTGAGCATCAGGTTCAAAACGGCGACTTACTCATGCTGTGTGATGAGGGGTTAAGCAGTATTTTCAGCGCCAGTGGCACAGATTTAACCAGCGTGTTCCATGAAGCTAACGCCGACAATTGCACCTCGGGCCTGGGATTTCCATTGTTGTGTGATGGCGCTGCCGGCACAGTAAAACAATATGCAGTGAATGCGATGCTGATGAATTTTGATTCTGTCAGCTGGTACATTGCAGCCAGTACCGATCAACAAAGTACATCCTTGTTTCGGGTCAGAAACAACAGTGCGGCGGAAGAAATTCTGTATGGTGTAAGCGATTTACAGCTGGAGTTTATGGACGAGCGCAGCAGAAGCTGGCGTGATGCTGATCTGGTCGTGGACTGGATGGACATTATTTCAGTGCGGATTTCTTTGCAGTTTATTGCTACCGGCGATTCGGATCTGCAGTTACCTGAAGAGATGAGCAGGATGAACTACCAGATCAGCATCAGGAACAGGATTTAG
- a CDS encoding PilW family protein, whose translation MRGFTLLELLVSLTLGLLLMTFLIGTLFATQQSNRQTQQLVQLQQNSQMLVSLFQAELPNLMFFAGRSLADVAHASHQLPPVLGDCVAEFDTGSFPVKGQPYLSLYAQLVQRHKHLNCVSQPKAGSELLQFKRIVGNSVLATQMRANRFYFETSAASSRFVNSSSAELTPDSRYWPLSHQVFYISEQKHAGDTIPVLMRKRLIRNAAGQSIMDTDSIMDGVERMHFEFGLDANLDGQVDYYLSTEQMQPEHWQQQKHRIINIKFYLLLRSLDEDFSYQNNQLYQMGQQWFKAPSDPFRRLLVSSSVAFSNTRL comes from the coding sequence ATGCGCGGTTTCACTTTACTGGAGTTGCTGGTTAGCCTGACTTTAGGTCTGCTGTTGATGACCTTTTTGATTGGGACTTTATTTGCGACTCAGCAGTCCAACCGTCAGACTCAGCAATTGGTGCAATTGCAGCAAAATAGTCAGATGCTGGTCAGTTTATTTCAGGCTGAATTACCGAATCTGATGTTTTTTGCCGGACGTAGTCTGGCTGATGTCGCACATGCTTCGCATCAGTTACCGCCAGTATTAGGCGACTGTGTGGCTGAGTTTGATACAGGTAGTTTTCCCGTTAAAGGCCAACCTTATCTGAGCTTGTATGCGCAGCTGGTGCAGCGACACAAACATCTGAATTGTGTAAGCCAGCCTAAAGCCGGCTCTGAATTATTGCAGTTCAAACGTATTGTTGGCAACAGTGTACTGGCAACTCAGATGCGTGCAAATCGGTTTTATTTCGAAACCTCAGCAGCAAGCAGCCGTTTTGTAAATAGCTCCAGTGCTGAGTTAACCCCTGACTCAAGGTATTGGCCGCTCAGCCATCAGGTTTTTTATATCAGCGAGCAAAAACATGCAGGTGACACTATACCAGTACTGATGCGTAAACGATTAATCCGCAATGCTGCTGGCCAATCCATCATGGACACAGACTCTATTATGGACGGTGTTGAGAGGATGCATTTTGAATTCGGCTTAGATGCCAATTTAGACGGGCAAGTGGATTACTACCTGAGCACAGAACAGATGCAGCCAGAGCATTGGCAGCAACAAAAGCACCGTATCATCAATATTAAATTTTATCTGCTGTTACGTAGTTTAGACGAAGATTTTAGTTACCAAAATAACCAGCTTTATCAGATGGGACAACAGTGGTTCAAGGCCCCTTCTGACCCGTTTCGACGCCTGTTAGTCAGCAGTTCTGTGGCATTTAGCAACACACGCTTATAA
- a CDS encoding type IV pilin protein yields MRCRQQGIGMIELLVVLAIMGILASVLLPGYQDHVLKSYRAEAMQELLKVAGLQEMLLVDQRRYSADLTELGFAAKQYVTESGRYKISAVVTEQGYQLKAQAQQAQAEDKSCQIFLLNSYGQKSSEPETGCWSY; encoded by the coding sequence ATGAGGTGCAGACAACAAGGCATTGGCATGATTGAACTGCTAGTCGTGCTGGCTATTATGGGGATTCTGGCTTCGGTGTTATTACCTGGTTATCAGGACCATGTATTAAAAAGCTACAGAGCAGAAGCCATGCAGGAATTGTTAAAAGTGGCTGGTTTACAGGAGATGTTACTGGTGGATCAGCGCCGATACAGCGCAGATCTTACGGAGTTAGGTTTTGCAGCTAAGCAGTATGTCACCGAATCAGGCCGTTATAAAATCAGTGCTGTGGTGACTGAGCAAGGCTATCAGTTAAAAGCTCAGGCACAACAAGCGCAGGCGGAAGATAAGAGCTGTCAGATCTTCTTGTTGAACAGCTATGGTCAAAAAAGCAGTGAGCCAGAAACTGGTTGCTGGAGTTATTAA
- a CDS encoding NAD+ synthase yields MSSAVSITLVQQPFIVAAVAQNTAKVLEIATSSQSDLLLFPELTLTGYPPEDLLLRGDFQLLVEQSLQQICAAKLPNTLVVGHPWRDGEALYNAASVIQNGEVIARYYKQALPNYGVFDEKRYFTEGTEASCFELKGQRFSVLICEDVWQGAPAALAKEQGADWALVLNASPYEIGKAQQREALLQTLAKHLHLGFVYVNNVIGQDELVFDGQSLVVSPDAQLLFRGKACESELATVNLAARGQQYGHVELAPRLSVEAEVYAALVMATRDYIQHNGFPGAVLGLSGGIDSALTLAIAADAIGADKVQALMLPFAYTSSMSVEDAKAQAQMMDVEFDSVSIEPMYNSFMGQLTPLFKGKGKDTTEENLQARIRGVLLMAMSNKTGRMLLTTGNKSENAVGYCTLYGDMCGGFAVIKDVPKTLVYRLAEYRNSISPVIPQRVIDRPPSAELAPDQTDQDNLPPYDDLDAMIEAYVEHDKSLPAIVAMGYDEATVRRVLNLIDINEYKRRQSAVGPKVTSRNFGKDRRYPITSWMRKQR; encoded by the coding sequence ATGTCCTCTGCTGTCTCTATTACCCTGGTACAGCAGCCCTTTATTGTGGCTGCTGTGGCGCAAAACACCGCAAAAGTGCTGGAGATTGCCACAAGCAGTCAAAGCGATTTGTTGTTATTTCCTGAGCTGACCTTAACAGGCTACCCGCCAGAAGATTTATTGCTGCGCGGCGACTTTCAGTTGCTGGTCGAGCAAAGCCTGCAGCAGATTTGTGCGGCTAAGCTGCCAAATACACTGGTTGTCGGTCACCCATGGCGCGATGGCGAAGCCTTATATAACGCAGCTTCTGTCATTCAAAACGGTGAAGTGATAGCCCGTTATTACAAACAGGCACTGCCCAATTACGGTGTCTTTGATGAAAAACGTTATTTTACTGAAGGCACAGAAGCTAGTTGTTTCGAGCTGAAGGGCCAACGTTTTTCAGTGCTGATTTGCGAAGATGTCTGGCAGGGCGCTCCGGCTGCTTTGGCCAAAGAGCAGGGCGCAGATTGGGCTTTGGTATTAAACGCTTCACCTTATGAAATAGGCAAAGCCCAGCAGCGTGAAGCCTTATTACAAACCTTAGCTAAACACCTGCATTTAGGTTTTGTCTATGTCAATAACGTCATAGGTCAGGACGAGCTGGTGTTTGATGGTCAATCGCTGGTCGTCAGCCCGGATGCGCAATTACTGTTTCGTGGTAAAGCCTGCGAGAGCGAACTTGCCACAGTCAATTTAGCGGCCCGTGGTCAGCAATATGGTCATGTAGAGCTTGCACCACGCTTATCGGTTGAAGCTGAAGTTTATGCAGCTTTAGTGATGGCCACCCGCGATTATATTCAGCACAACGGTTTCCCTGGCGCAGTGCTGGGGTTATCCGGTGGTATAGATTCGGCTTTAACGCTGGCGATAGCCGCAGATGCAATAGGCGCTGACAAAGTACAAGCCCTGATGCTGCCTTTTGCTTATACCTCCTCTATGAGTGTGGAAGATGCCAAAGCTCAGGCACAAATGATGGACGTTGAGTTTGATTCAGTCTCTATTGAGCCTATGTACAACAGCTTTATGGGTCAGCTGACGCCTTTGTTCAAAGGCAAAGGCAAAGATACGACAGAAGAAAACCTGCAAGCCCGTATTCGTGGTGTGTTGTTGATGGCGATGTCGAATAAAACTGGCCGTATGCTACTCACTACAGGCAATAAAAGTGAAAACGCTGTAGGCTACTGCACTTTGTATGGCGATATGTGTGGTGGTTTTGCGGTCATTAAAGATGTGCCAAAAACGCTGGTGTATCGTTTAGCAGAGTATCGCAACAGCATTTCTCCTGTGATCCCACAACGGGTGATAGACCGTCCACCATCGGCTGAGCTGGCGCCGGATCAAACCGATCAGGACAATCTGCCGCCTTACGATGATTTAGATGCAATGATTGAAGCTTATGTCGAGCACGACAAATCGCTGCCCGCCATAGTGGCGATGGGCTATGATGAAGCAACAGTTCGCAGGGTGTTAAACCTGATTGATATCAACGAATACAAAAGACGCCAGTCGGCCGTGGGTCCAAAAGTGACCAGCCGCAACTTTGGTAAAGACAGAAGATACCCCATCACATCGTGGATGCGGAAACAGCGCTGA
- a CDS encoding prepilin-type N-terminal cleavage/methylation domain-containing protein, translating into MPNASGFSLIEVLISLLLLCLTGLGALSASLFARQQVIMATQQTIALSLTSELAGRMASHNSSAEFYEGTHPLWTTEQPADCTENQRCDAEQLSQFHLYSTLSASGHPETLQLLQQPTLCIRQQATQTLVQLSWRSQAKVQIQRPASVCELSPDRLQVSVVVP; encoded by the coding sequence ATGCCAAATGCCTCAGGTTTTAGCTTAATCGAAGTTCTGATCAGTTTATTGTTGCTGTGTCTGACAGGGCTTGGTGCTTTAAGTGCATCCTTGTTTGCACGTCAGCAAGTTATTATGGCAACACAGCAAACCATAGCTTTGTCTCTGACCTCTGAACTGGCTGGCCGGATGGCAAGTCATAATAGTTCTGCTGAATTCTATGAAGGAACGCATCCGCTCTGGACCACAGAGCAGCCAGCTGATTGTACTGAAAACCAGCGTTGTGATGCAGAGCAGTTAAGTCAGTTTCATTTATACAGCACCTTAAGCGCCTCTGGTCATCCGGAAACTTTACAGCTATTGCAGCAACCCACACTTTGCATTCGTCAGCAGGCCACTCAGACACTGGTGCAGTTGAGCTGGCGTTCTCAGGCTAAAGTTCAGATACAGAGGCCGGCTTCTGTCTGTGAGCTATCACCCGATCGGCTGCAAGTCTCTGTGGTGGTGCCTTGA
- a CDS encoding GspH/FimT family pseudopilin, protein MNAYSPAKSSNAFSLIEVLLVLAILAIVSAIGMPNLREVWQRLQAEHFMRQLSQHLAYARVHAIAQQYPVQICPRVGQVCSADWNAAPIQLHQKALKNWQDLLLRELKHPVNSHQLFYNRPSLQFRGDGSLDLLESGTFVYCSKDNYRWHFRLSISQAGRSRLWQENTPCPYSP, encoded by the coding sequence ATGAATGCATATAGTCCCGCCAAATCATCAAATGCCTTTAGCCTGATTGAGGTTTTATTGGTACTGGCTATTCTTGCCATAGTGTCCGCTATTGGCATGCCTAATCTGCGGGAAGTCTGGCAGCGCCTGCAGGCAGAGCACTTTATGCGCCAGCTCAGCCAGCATCTGGCGTATGCCAGAGTGCATGCAATAGCCCAACAATATCCAGTACAGATTTGCCCGCGCGTGGGTCAGGTATGCAGTGCCGACTGGAATGCAGCCCCTATTCAACTGCATCAGAAAGCGTTAAAAAACTGGCAGGACCTGTTATTGCGTGAACTCAAACATCCGGTTAACAGTCATCAGTTGTTTTATAACAGACCGTCACTGCAATTTCGCGGTGACGGCAGTCTGGATTTATTAGAGTCCGGTACTTTTGTGTATTGCAGTAAAGATAACTACCGCTGGCATTTCAGATTGAGCATTAGCCAGGCCGGGCGTAGCCGGTTATGGCAAGAAAATACGCCTTGCCCTTATTCACCTTAA
- the ettA gene encoding energy-dependent translational throttle protein EttA gives MAQYIYSMYRMSKVVPPKRTILKDISLSFFPGAKIGVLGLNGSGKSSLLRIMAGVDTEFDGEARPLAGINIGYLPQEPQLDPEKTVREVVEEAVADVKNALTRLDQVYAAYAEEDADFDALAREQGELEAIIQAKDGHNLDNILDRAADALRLPAWDAVVKHLSGGERRRVAICRLLLEKPDMLLLDEPTNHLDAESVAWLERFLHDYTGTVVAITHDRYFLDNVAGWILELDRGEGIPWEGNYSSWLEQKDARLEQEERSENARQRSIKQELEWVRTNPKGRHAKSKARMARFEELQSQDFQKRNETNELFIPPGPRLGDKVLEVKNLRKTFGDRVLIDDLSFSIPKGAIVGIIGPNGAGKSTLFKMITGSEQADAGTIEVGETVQIASVDQFRDSMDPKNTVWQEISNGQDILQIGNFQIPSRAYVGRFNFKGNDQQKFIGELSGGERNRVHLAALLKAGGNMLLLDEPTNDLDVETLRALENAILDFPGCAMVISHDRWFLDRIATHILDYRDEGKVNFFEGNYSDYETWMKATYGSDAMQPHRIKYKKI, from the coding sequence ATGGCTCAGTATATTTACAGCATGTACCGCATGTCGAAAGTAGTGCCGCCAAAACGCACTATTTTAAAAGACATTTCGCTGTCGTTTTTCCCAGGTGCAAAAATTGGTGTTTTGGGTTTAAACGGTTCAGGTAAATCCAGCTTGCTGCGCATTATGGCAGGCGTGGACACAGAGTTTGACGGTGAAGCCCGTCCTTTAGCCGGTATCAATATTGGTTATCTACCGCAGGAACCTCAGCTTGATCCGGAAAAAACTGTGCGTGAAGTGGTAGAAGAAGCCGTTGCTGATGTGAAAAACGCCTTAACCCGTTTGGATCAGGTGTATGCAGCTTACGCAGAAGAAGATGCAGACTTTGACGCTTTAGCCCGCGAACAAGGTGAGCTGGAAGCTATTATTCAGGCTAAAGATGGTCATAACCTCGACAATATCCTGGACCGTGCAGCGGATGCCTTACGTCTGCCCGCCTGGGATGCTGTAGTGAAGCACTTATCAGGTGGTGAACGCCGTCGTGTGGCGATCTGTCGTTTGCTGTTAGAAAAACCAGACATGCTGCTGCTGGACGAACCTACTAACCACTTGGATGCTGAATCTGTCGCCTGGTTAGAACGTTTCCTGCACGACTACACCGGCACTGTAGTGGCCATTACCCACGACCGTTATTTCCTCGATAACGTCGCCGGCTGGATTTTAGAGCTGGACCGTGGTGAAGGTATTCCATGGGAAGGTAACTACTCTTCATGGTTAGAGCAAAAAGATGCCCGTCTGGAGCAGGAAGAACGCAGTGAAAACGCACGCCAGCGTTCTATCAAACAGGAATTGGAATGGGTACGTACCAATCCAAAAGGCCGCCATGCCAAATCCAAAGCCCGTATGGCCCGTTTTGAAGAGCTGCAAAGCCAGGATTTCCAGAAACGTAATGAAACCAACGAGCTGTTTATTCCGCCTGGACCACGTTTAGGCGACAAAGTGCTGGAAGTGAAGAACCTGCGTAAAACTTTTGGCGACCGCGTCCTGATTGACGATTTAAGCTTCAGCATTCCAAAAGGCGCCATAGTGGGTATCATCGGCCCGAACGGTGCGGGTAAATCCACTCTGTTTAAGATGATCACAGGTTCTGAACAAGCCGATGCCGGTACTATTGAAGTCGGTGAAACAGTACAAATCGCCAGCGTAGATCAGTTCCGCGACAGCATGGATCCAAAAAATACCGTATGGCAGGAAATCTCCAACGGTCAGGATATTTTGCAGATCGGTAACTTCCAAATTCCAAGCCGCGCTTATGTCGGTCGTTTTAACTTCAAAGGCAACGATCAGCAGAAGTTTATCGGCGAGTTGTCAGGTGGTGAGCGCAACCGTGTGCATTTAGCGGCGCTGTTAAAAGCGGGCGGCAACATGCTGTTACTCGACGAACCGACCAACGATTTGGACGTTGAGACCCTACGTGCTCTGGAAAACGCCATACTCGACTTCCCTGGCTGTGCCATGGTGATCTCGCACGACCGTTGGTTCCTTGACCGTATTGCCACTCATATTCTGGATTACCGCGACGAAGGGAAGGTGAACTTCTTCGAAGGTAACTATTCAGACTACGAGACCTGGATGAAGGCCACTTACGGCTCAGATGCAATGCAACCGCACCGCATTAAATACAAGAAGATCTAA
- the glnB gene encoding nitrogen regulatory protein P-II, which translates to MKKVEAIIKPFKLDDVREALAEINITGMTVTEVKGFGRQKGHTELYRGAEYMVDFLPKVKIELVLPDEQVERCIDVIIKTAQTGRIGDGKIFVFDVERVIRIRTGEENEDAV; encoded by the coding sequence ATGAAAAAAGTTGAAGCTATTATTAAGCCTTTTAAATTAGACGATGTACGCGAAGCTCTGGCCGAAATTAATATCACCGGCATGACAGTCACTGAAGTCAAAGGTTTTGGCCGCCAGAAAGGCCATACCGAACTGTACCGTGGTGCTGAGTATATGGTCGACTTTTTACCTAAGGTAAAAATTGAACTGGTACTGCCGGATGAACAAGTAGAGCGCTGCATTGATGTGATTATCAAAACAGCCCAAACAGGCCGCATTGGTGATGGCAAAATTTTTGTGTTTGATGTGGAGCGAGTGATCCGTATCCGCACAGGCGAAGAGAACGAAGACGCAGTGTAA
- a CDS encoding pilus assembly PilX family protein → MQTAQRLPLCPVCQQQGIALIVSLLLLLAITLVAVSSMQSSLLQERMSANLYDRQSSYQQVEAALLEAEEMLNVNDPVALIDSAGVYDLPVAGADDRWNDNGLLWLSATALNDSNETGAEFLIEYMGDWPYPPECADVASKDKISVGCLSPTFRITARTVSDNGRAAVMLQSLFRR, encoded by the coding sequence ATGCAAACAGCCCAGCGCCTGCCACTTTGTCCTGTCTGTCAACAACAAGGAATCGCCTTGATTGTCAGCTTATTACTGTTGCTGGCCATTACGCTGGTTGCTGTCAGCAGTATGCAATCAAGTTTGTTGCAGGAGCGAATGAGTGCCAATTTATACGACCGGCAGTCCTCTTATCAACAGGTAGAAGCTGCGTTGCTTGAAGCTGAGGAGATGTTAAATGTCAACGATCCTGTGGCTCTGATTGATAGTGCCGGAGTCTATGATTTACCTGTAGCTGGGGCTGATGATCGCTGGAACGACAATGGTTTGCTGTGGTTATCCGCGACTGCGCTGAACGATAGCAATGAAACCGGTGCAGAGTTTCTGATTGAATACATGGGAGACTGGCCTTATCCACCGGAATGCGCTGATGTCGCCAGCAAAGATAAAATTTCGGTAGGGTGTTTATCACCTACTTTCCGTATTACGGCACGCACAGTGTCGGACAACGGCAGAGCTGCTGTCATGCTGCAAAGTTTGTTCAGACGTTAA
- a CDS encoding type IV pilin protein — translation MQTSKERGFSLIELLIAITIVGTLTAIAVPSYQGYMLSSARASATACLLEYAQFMERVYTTNMTYATNNGETTELPELQCSNDLSERFSFDVDDLDSRTFTLTATATGAQSNDDCSSLSYNQAGIKGANGGTGATIVKKCW, via the coding sequence ATGCAAACAAGCAAAGAGCGTGGCTTTTCCCTGATTGAGCTGTTAATTGCTATCACCATAGTGGGCACTTTAACCGCTATAGCTGTGCCCTCTTATCAGGGCTATATGCTAAGCAGCGCCAGAGCAAGCGCCACCGCCTGCTTGTTGGAATACGCTCAGTTTATGGAAAGGGTGTATACCACCAATATGACCTACGCCACCAACAATGGTGAAACAACAGAGTTGCCAGAGCTGCAATGCAGCAACGACTTATCTGAGCGTTTCAGCTTTGATGTCGACGATTTGGACAGCCGCACTTTTACGCTGACCGCAACGGCCACAGGCGCTCAAAGTAATGACGATTGCTCGTCCTTAAGTTACAACCAGGCGGGGATAAAAGGCGCTAACGGTGGTACTGGTGCGACCATTGTGAAAAAGTGCTGGTAA
- a CDS encoding pilus assembly protein, with protein sequence MCRQSYSILMTDGYWSEDSASQAQTAAARSNNDGSTSNNQTISKPGGTSYVYAATGPFSDNRSNTLADVAMYYWKRDLRTDLDNLVPTSPINPAFWQHMVTFGVGLGVEGTISSATAFNAIGASSAISWPDPLATQPAKIDDLLHAAVNSRGGFFSAADPDAFATGLSNTLSAIIARVASGSNLAGTTTSLQAEQSVYQGRFNSGDWSGDLVNYNIEDTTSYVWSAAEEMPDWDDRVIYFGKTETTADLFVWANLTSGVGSQQAALGSSNVVDYIRGNTALEQQNGGSYRNRSTALGDIANSSPVYVGAPVNFNYHSYNWPEASSYKAHVATYKSRQPLIYVGANDGMLHAFNATTGAEAFAYVPRQMLTAATNLKALSEPNVSGVIQKDYFVDGTAVSADVYFDGGWRTVLVGSTGRGGNSMFALDITDPGQISAASLLWDKSFPQLGITTAKPIITRLNNGKWAVVIGYGYNNSTGRPGLLVLDIETGESMVSGDGLEVTTGSGDTGLGQIEGWDYSKNGNTDWFFAGDLQGNVWKFDLSSNNPNNWTIAYGGGPLYQAEDAAGDPQSITGGIALGSEPKTGKLWVFFGTGRYLETPDPQLDDEQSWYGVMDGIALSGRTLLKERILSNVNHSNGTEGRTVSSSAANDMAGFKGWFIDLPDERERIVSSPRIVGTTLVVNSIIPDSNVCNPEGDGYVMAVDPYHGGRLKYHFFDISGDESFNQDDGVTEDDEILELSGVRFDSMPTEPLFFEDKMAVGLADTNVVNLDVNTQIRRGRVSWREVDN encoded by the coding sequence ATGTGTCGCCAGAGTTACAGCATTTTGATGACAGATGGTTACTGGAGTGAAGACAGTGCCTCTCAAGCACAAACGGCTGCTGCGCGCTCTAATAACGATGGCAGTACCAGCAATAATCAAACGATCAGCAAACCAGGCGGTACCTCCTACGTGTATGCGGCAACCGGGCCTTTTTCTGACAATCGCAGCAATACGCTGGCCGATGTGGCTATGTACTATTGGAAACGGGATTTACGCACCGACCTGGATAATTTAGTTCCCACCAGCCCGATTAATCCGGCATTTTGGCAACATATGGTGACTTTTGGTGTTGGGCTTGGTGTGGAAGGCACCATAAGTTCAGCTACAGCTTTTAACGCGATAGGGGCAAGCAGCGCCATATCCTGGCCAGATCCTCTGGCAACACAACCTGCCAAAATTGATGATTTATTACATGCTGCAGTCAACAGCAGGGGCGGCTTTTTTAGTGCGGCGGATCCAGATGCCTTTGCCACAGGTTTGTCCAATACCTTATCCGCTATTATTGCCCGGGTCGCTTCTGGTTCAAATTTAGCCGGCACTACCACTTCTTTGCAGGCTGAACAAAGTGTGTATCAGGGCCGCTTTAACAGTGGTGACTGGAGTGGTGATCTGGTGAATTACAACATTGAAGACACCACTAGTTATGTCTGGAGTGCGGCTGAAGAAATGCCGGACTGGGACGACAGGGTCATTTACTTTGGTAAAACAGAAACCACAGCGGATCTATTTGTCTGGGCGAACTTAACCAGTGGCGTCGGGAGTCAGCAGGCCGCTTTAGGTAGCAGCAATGTGGTGGATTATATCCGCGGTAACACCGCGTTGGAGCAACAAAATGGTGGCAGTTATCGCAATAGATCCACTGCTTTAGGCGATATTGCCAACTCCTCTCCTGTTTACGTGGGCGCACCGGTTAATTTTAATTACCACTCTTACAATTGGCCCGAAGCCAGTAGCTATAAAGCTCATGTGGCTACTTACAAAAGCCGCCAGCCACTGATTTACGTTGGGGCCAATGACGGTATGCTGCATGCGTTTAATGCCACAACAGGTGCCGAAGCTTTTGCTTACGTGCCGCGACAAATGCTGACTGCTGCGACAAACCTTAAAGCTCTGAGCGAACCTAATGTCAGCGGGGTGATCCAAAAGGATTATTTTGTTGATGGCACAGCCGTTTCCGCCGATGTGTATTTTGATGGCGGTTGGCGCACAGTGTTGGTGGGCAGCACAGGGCGAGGTGGAAACAGTATGTTTGCTCTTGATATCACCGATCCCGGGCAAATCAGCGCAGCCAGTTTATTGTGGGATAAAAGTTTTCCGCAGTTAGGGATCACCACTGCCAAACCTATAATCACCCGTTTAAACAATGGTAAATGGGCCGTGGTTATTGGTTATGGTTACAACAACAGCACGGGCCGGCCAGGTTTGTTAGTGCTGGATATTGAAACTGGCGAATCCATGGTCAGCGGGGATGGTTTGGAAGTCACAACCGGTTCAGGCGATACAGGTTTAGGCCAGATTGAAGGCTGGGATTACAGCAAAAACGGCAACACCGACTGGTTTTTTGCCGGAGATTTACAAGGCAATGTCTGGAAGTTTGACTTGTCGTCGAATAACCCGAATAACTGGACTATAGCCTATGGCGGCGGTCCCTTGTATCAGGCAGAAGATGCTGCAGGTGATCCTCAATCTATTACGGGCGGCATAGCTCTTGGTTCAGAACCTAAAACCGGCAAGTTGTGGGTGTTTTTTGGCACAGGTCGCTATCTGGAAACTCCAGACCCTCAGCTGGATGATGAACAAAGCTGGTATGGTGTTATGGATGGTATAGCCCTGTCAGGCCGTACTTTACTTAAGGAGCGCATACTGAGCAATGTTAACCACAGCAATGGCACCGAAGGGCGCACTGTATCTTCTTCTGCCGCCAACGATATGGCGGGTTTTAAAGGCTGGTTTATCGACTTACCTGACGAGCGCGAGCGCATAGTGTCTTCGCCCCGTATAGTAGGCACTACCTTAGTGGTGAACAGTATTATTCCCGACAGTAACGTGTGTAACCCTGAAGGCGATGGCTATGTGATGGCGGTGGATCCTTACCATGGTGGTCGGCTGAAGTATCACTTTTTTGATATTTCCGGCGATGAAAGCTTTAATCAGGACGACGGCGTGACCGAAGATGATGAAATTTTAGAACTGTCCGGAGTGCGTTTTGACAGTATGCCGACTGAACCATTGTTTTTTGAAGATAAAATGGCGGTAGGTTTAGCCGACACCAATGTGGTGAATTTAGACGTAAACACTCAAATCAGACGTGGCCGCGTGTCATGGCGCGAGGTAGACAACTAA